Proteins from a genomic interval of Sphingomonas sp. Y38-1Y:
- a CDS encoding ABC transporter permease, with protein MLVTTFTLAVRSIRRHLLRSFLTILGIVIGVAAVVTMVTLGQATTAAVQQQIASLGTNILQVRPGQGFGRGGGGPRPPDFDQEDVDAVREQIAGVTAVAPQAQSTATAIYNGANWSTTVNGTTNAYFQVQPWNLTAGRTFLPAEEEAGKAVCIIGNTVRTNLFRDTDAIGKRMRVNDISCDVIGTLETRGQAGFGGDQDDIIIMPIKTVQRRLTGSRDIRLMLVGVDGDYDTAQVQDQLSTLLRERRRIDAGAEDNFNIFDTAQISATLTGTTTLLTSIVTAVAAISLVVGGIGIMNIMLVSVTERTREIGIRLAIGAVAREVLLQFLVEAIVLSMLGGLVGLILGQIAIALLAPVMQVPWIFVPQINLVAFLISAVIGVVFGFFPARRAAALNPIDALRHE; from the coding sequence ATGCTCGTCACCACCTTCACGCTCGCGGTGCGGTCGATCCGGCGGCATCTGCTGCGCTCGTTTCTCACGATCCTCGGCATCGTCATCGGCGTCGCGGCAGTGGTCACCATGGTGACGCTGGGCCAGGCGACGACCGCGGCGGTGCAGCAGCAGATCGCGAGTCTCGGCACCAACATCCTTCAGGTGCGCCCCGGCCAGGGCTTCGGCCGTGGCGGCGGGGGCCCAAGGCCGCCCGACTTCGACCAGGAGGATGTCGACGCGGTGCGCGAGCAGATCGCCGGCGTGACCGCGGTCGCTCCGCAAGCGCAGTCGACCGCCACCGCGATCTACAATGGCGCCAACTGGTCGACGACGGTCAACGGCACCACCAACGCCTATTTCCAGGTGCAGCCCTGGAACCTGACCGCAGGGCGGACCTTCCTTCCGGCCGAGGAGGAAGCGGGCAAGGCGGTGTGCATCATCGGCAATACCGTGCGCACCAACCTGTTTCGCGACACCGACGCGATCGGCAAGCGGATGCGAGTCAACGACATCAGCTGCGACGTGATCGGCACGTTGGAAACACGCGGGCAGGCGGGTTTCGGCGGCGACCAGGACGATATCATCATCATGCCGATCAAGACGGTGCAGCGCCGTCTGACGGGCAGCCGCGACATCCGGCTGATGCTGGTGGGTGTCGACGGCGATTACGACACCGCGCAGGTCCAGGACCAGCTATCGACGCTGCTGCGCGAGCGGCGGCGGATCGATGCGGGTGCCGAGGACAATTTCAACATCTTCGACACGGCACAGATCAGTGCGACGCTGACCGGCACGACGACTTTGCTCACCAGCATCGTCACCGCGGTGGCGGCGATCAGCCTGGTCGTGGGCGGCATCGGCATCATGAACATCATGCTGGTGAGCGTCACCGAACGCACGCGCGAGATCGGCATCCGCCTGGCAATCGGCGCGGTCGCACGCGAGGTGCTGCTCCAGTTCCTGGTGGAGGCGATCGTGCTGTCGATGCTGGGCGGACTGGTCGGGCTGATCCTGGGCCAGATCGCGATCGCGCTCTTGGCGCCTGTAATGCAGGTGCCGTGGATCTTCGTGCCCCAGATCAACCTGGTCGCGTTCCTGATCTCGGCGGTGATCGGCGTGGTGTTCGGGTTCTTCCCGGCACGAAGGGCGGCGGCGCTCAATCCGATCGATGCGCTGCGGCACGAGTAG